In the genome of Patescibacteria group bacterium, one region contains:
- the polX gene encoding DNA polymerase/3'-5' exonuclease PolX has translation MNSINEHIAAIFDELAVLFEMDGIAFKPRAYEKAAEEIRNYPESLDVVYGHKGRKGLDEIPGVGIGMAEKIEEFFKTKHIGEYKQYKKKYPICISELRSVEGVGPKHILLMYKKLGIASLCDLERAIRRHELRNLPGFGEKTEKRIAESISFLSKDRGRRLLGHVLPLAEHIELYLQGLPGVKHAAVAGSIRRRQETIGDIDILVSTSHPSMALDAFVGMSEVVSVVSRGEKKAHVRLTNGMNADLLVVDDKIFGAALQYFTGDKQHNILVRERASKQGMKLNEYGLWKEKKRLVARTEKDIYRALGMDYIEPELRTASSELQAALAKKLPHLVPYGSVRGDLQTQTGWTDGSASIHEMAQAALDLGREYIAVTDHTKALAMTGGLNEIGLARQGREIDKENIFFKQKGIRILKSAEVNILKDGSLDITDTALKKLDVVGIAVHSHFKLSRSAMTERVIRAIKNRNVDILFHPTGRLINKRPGYEIDMEKVIRAAKEYHVALEINAYPERSDLRDEHVRLAVKLGAKMVINSDAHAPEHLKYIPLGEAIARRGWAESKDILNTQPLKKCLSYFRKYRR, from the coding sequence ATGAATTCCATTAATGAACATATCGCAGCGATTTTTGATGAGCTGGCAGTATTGTTTGAGATGGATGGCATTGCGTTTAAGCCTCGGGCATACGAAAAGGCTGCCGAAGAAATTCGTAACTACCCTGAGAGCCTAGATGTGGTCTATGGGCACAAAGGAAGGAAGGGGCTCGATGAGATTCCCGGGGTTGGAATTGGAATGGCAGAAAAAATCGAGGAATTTTTCAAAACAAAACACATAGGAGAATACAAGCAATATAAGAAAAAATACCCTATTTGCATTTCTGAACTGCGGTCAGTGGAAGGTGTGGGGCCGAAACATATTTTGTTAATGTATAAAAAACTCGGCATTGCATCCCTTTGCGATCTTGAACGAGCGATTAGACGACATGAGTTGAGAAACCTGCCTGGTTTTGGTGAAAAAACGGAAAAACGTATTGCCGAATCAATCTCCTTTCTTTCCAAAGACAGAGGAAGGCGCTTGTTAGGTCATGTACTGCCATTAGCTGAGCACATAGAGCTCTATTTGCAAGGCTTGCCGGGTGTGAAACATGCGGCAGTTGCCGGATCTATCCGCCGCCGACAGGAAACCATCGGTGATATTGATATACTTGTATCAACATCACATCCATCCATGGCACTGGATGCATTTGTTGGTATGAGCGAGGTTGTTTCGGTTGTATCAAGAGGAGAGAAAAAAGCGCATGTGCGCCTTACCAATGGAATGAATGCGGATTTGTTAGTGGTTGATGATAAAATTTTTGGCGCAGCGTTGCAGTATTTTACTGGCGATAAGCAGCATAATATTCTTGTGCGCGAACGCGCGTCTAAGCAGGGAATGAAATTGAATGAATATGGACTTTGGAAGGAAAAAAAACGATTGGTTGCAAGGACGGAAAAAGATATCTACCGAGCGCTTGGCATGGACTATATCGAACCGGAACTGCGCACTGCAAGCAGTGAACTACAAGCGGCACTAGCGAAAAAATTGCCGCACCTCGTGCCGTATGGATCCGTGCGCGGAGATCTTCAAACACAAACGGGTTGGACCGACGGATCGGCATCAATCCATGAAATGGCGCAAGCTGCGCTTGACTTGGGTCGTGAATATATCGCCGTTACCGATCATACGAAAGCGCTAGCCATGACTGGCGGTCTTAATGAAATAGGATTGGCGCGCCAGGGCAGAGAAATCGATAAAGAAAATATCTTTTTCAAACAAAAAGGCATTCGCATTCTCAAAAGCGCAGAAGTGAATATTCTCAAAGACGGTTCACTCGATATTACTGATACCGCATTGAAGAAGTTGGATGTTGTCGGCATCGCCGTGCACTCGCATTTCAAGCTTTCCCGTTCAGCTATGACCGAGAGGGTTATTCGTGCTATAAAAAATCGGAATGTTGATATTCTATTTCATCCCACGGGGCGGCTTATCAATAAACGCCCAGGCTATGAAATCGATATGGAAAAAGTCATACGTGCTGCAAAGGAGTATCATGTTGCGCTTGAGATCAATGCCTATCCGGAGAGGAGTGACTTGCGTGATGAGCATGTGCGTCTCGCAGTGAAGCTTGGCGCAAAGATGGTAATTAATAGTGATGCGCATGCACCGGAGCATTTGAAATACATTCCTCTTGGCGAAGCGATTGCCCGCCGAGGTTGGGCGGAGAGCAAAGATATCCTTAACACTCAGCCTCTCAAAAAATGCCTATCGTATTTTAGAAAATACCGTAGATAG
- a CDS encoding HD domain-containing protein, which produces MKKGYLGKFLRDIEDDWYVDDIVFLPVPLRSDLEVEHVVHQFMMQDVFYAKVRLWSNDADYFNTQNAKHVLQSIRFEYDVYCNNYHGEPEWIPSAPQRLRADLRSNRRPCWIDENQDITLAPFRLPYSSIHYCIKDRGLAHDIERACNLWRITDVRQLGNLSDPTIEQGSHIHRCELRHRHTRYMHVMDVHVMLLLIAKNNGISERDILHLRIAGILHDALTPAHGDTTKLVDPEAFDEDANVRTLFVSQEWKNVREAYSLDEDLIADTVQGKGLFGELLDIADKLCYVARDAWAFVERCRSLQDHELPEGARTILGILKGYPTLCDLWETVRIEQDRPVFTDGVWLGAFLRLRTLLFKYFYFSPNARYVEYVLAKVMINYLYRTQKLNAKKLLSMNDGDVDRMIGELVGTPWVMHQPESVGRPFSEEFNTLAAAQKREKEIIASGNPLTLIEDLTGKCKPSTKFLVWTEGGSVVPFQEAHQMAAELIRQTATITPPIQLYYVPDPHMRHDTLVKLLKHRKKECGIF; this is translated from the coding sequence ATGAAAAAAGGATATCTTGGAAAATTTTTACGAGATATAGAAGATGACTGGTATGTCGATGACATAGTTTTTTTGCCCGTTCCGCTTCGCAGCGATCTTGAGGTAGAACATGTAGTGCATCAATTCATGATGCAGGACGTTTTTTACGCGAAGGTGCGTCTGTGGAGTAATGACGCTGACTATTTCAATACTCAGAACGCAAAGCACGTACTGCAGTCTATCCGATTTGAATATGATGTATATTGTAATAATTACCACGGAGAGCCTGAGTGGATCCCGAGTGCACCACAGCGGTTGAGAGCGGATCTTCGTTCTAATCGGCGACCCTGCTGGATTGATGAAAATCAGGATATTACTCTTGCGCCATTCCGCTTGCCATATTCAAGTATCCACTACTGTATTAAAGATAGAGGACTCGCGCATGATATTGAGCGCGCATGCAACCTATGGCGCATAACCGACGTGCGTCAACTTGGGAATCTAAGCGATCCGACCATAGAACAGGGAAGCCATATTCATCGCTGCGAATTGCGTCATCGCCATACACGCTACATGCATGTTATGGATGTGCATGTAATGCTGTTGTTGATTGCAAAAAACAACGGGATTTCAGAGAGAGATATTCTCCATTTACGCATTGCTGGCATATTGCATGATGCGCTTACTCCAGCGCATGGGGACACAACAAAACTTGTTGACCCTGAAGCATTTGATGAAGATGCCAATGTGAGAACGCTTTTTGTCAGTCAAGAGTGGAAAAATGTTAGAGAAGCCTACAGTCTAGATGAAGATCTTATTGCAGACACCGTTCAGGGGAAGGGGTTGTTTGGAGAATTACTCGATATAGCAGATAAGCTGTGCTATGTTGCGCGGGACGCATGGGCATTTGTTGAGCGGTGTAGGTCGCTTCAAGATCACGAGTTGCCGGAAGGTGCGCGGACAATCCTCGGAATTCTTAAAGGATATCCCACTCTCTGTGATCTCTGGGAGACGGTCAGAATTGAACAGGATCGACCAGTCTTTACTGATGGAGTTTGGCTTGGCGCATTCCTGCGCTTGCGCACACTTTTGTTTAAGTACTTCTATTTCTCGCCAAATGCACGGTATGTAGAATATGTCCTTGCGAAAGTTATGATCAATTATCTTTATCGCACGCAGAAATTGAATGCAAAAAAGTTATTGTCCATGAATGATGGTGATGTGGATCGCATGATAGGCGAACTTGTAGGAACGCCATGGGTGATGCACCAGCCGGAATCAGTTGGACGTCCATTCAGTGAAGAGTTCAACACCCTTGCTGCCGCTCAAAAGCGCGAGAAGGAAATTATTGCATCTGGCAATCCACTGACACTCATTGAAGATCTCACTGGCAAATGCAAACCATCAACTAAGTTTCTCGTTTGGACAGAGGGGGGAAGTGTCGTGCCTTTTCAGGAAGCGCACCAAATGGCAGCAGAACTTATTCGCCAAACGGCAACTATTACGCCACCTATTCAATTGTACTATGTGCCCGATCCACATATGCGCCACGATACGCTTGTGAAGCTGTTAAAGCATCGCAAGAAGGAGTGCGGTATTTTCTAG
- a CDS encoding SemiSWEET family transporter codes for MYLPSFVTPETVGGVGLVALGLWGGWQQFKQAQIIYKKGHCNAISTEGMLIQLFMGYVTVVYGSFIGSIPMLVHGASRILGLYVILRGIKKYRGFSRMHSALRIGMHSMILSLLLLPYKGQLYLAFSIFALWGSISQVIELWNAKQTGALDIRLQCVYFISASFWLIYGLGIHDTFIIAMSMCFIVLLVMIIGLWFFYFFRERKVATVSSTSP; via the coding sequence ATGTACCTTCCATCATTCGTGACACCTGAGACTGTAGGGGGCGTCGGACTGGTAGCGCTTGGACTTTGGGGTGGCTGGCAACAATTCAAGCAAGCACAGATCATCTACAAAAAAGGGCATTGCAATGCCATATCAACCGAAGGCATGCTTATTCAGCTTTTCATGGGATATGTCACTGTCGTTTACGGATCATTTATCGGAAGCATCCCCATGCTTGTTCATGGCGCTTCTCGCATACTCGGGCTCTATGTAATTCTTCGAGGTATTAAGAAATACCGCGGATTCAGTCGGATGCATAGTGCATTGCGGATAGGTATGCACAGTATGATTCTTTCACTACTTTTACTGCCGTACAAAGGACAGCTTTATCTTGCTTTTTCGATATTTGCGCTTTGGGGAAGCATTTCGCAAGTTATCGAATTGTGGAATGCAAAGCAGACTGGCGCTCTTGATATACGGCTTCAGTGTGTGTATTTTATTAGTGCATCTTTTTGGTTGATCTATGGTCTTGGCATTCATGATACCTTCATTATCGCAATGAGTATGTGCTTCATAGTTCTTTTGGTAATGATCATTGGGCTATGGTTTTTCTATTTTTTTCGGGAACGAAAAGTCGCAACCGTTTCCAGTACCTCGCCCTAG
- a CDS encoding ribbon-helix-helix domain-containing protein, translating to MPNYNISLNKGLAQIVTTEIRKKKYANRSEFFRDLIRRRYVLRESDVVIDNILPSDPDYTLVRKRKKNASFALLASLRN from the coding sequence ATGCCAAATTATAACATCTCTCTTAATAAAGGACTCGCTCAGATTGTTACTACCGAGATACGGAAGAAAAAATATGCGAACAGGAGTGAATTTTTTCGTGATCTTATTCGGCGTCGCTATGTATTACGCGAATCAGATGTTGTGATAGATAATATTTTGCCATCGGATCCGGACTATACGCTCGTTCGAAAACGTAAAAAGAATGCTTCATTTGCTCTTCTTGCAAGCCTCCGGAATTAG
- a CDS encoding type II toxin-antitoxin system RelE/ParE family toxin, giving the protein MYLVRIERRAVREFKKIDVSQQSIILEKISSILSLCPFPRGGNPKRLSGTQAFRLRIGDYRVLYTVEGHSVFIYAIRHRKDTYR; this is encoded by the coding sequence ATGTATCTTGTACGTATTGAGCGTCGAGCAGTAAGGGAATTTAAAAAGATTGATGTTTCTCAACAAAGTATAATTTTAGAAAAAATCTCAAGTATTCTTTCGCTATGTCCATTTCCAAGAGGAGGAAATCCAAAACGACTTAGTGGAACTCAGGCCTTTCGTTTGCGCATAGGTGATTACAGAGTGCTCTATACCGTCGAAGGGCATTCTGTTTTTATTTATGCAATTCGCCACCGAAAAGATACCTATAGATAG
- a CDS encoding PHP-associated domain-containing protein, translated as MKLKANLHFHTREDPQDSIPYTLHEGIDEAARLHFDVLALTLHNRFGYTKDAAEYARERGILLIPGIEKTIHGRHVVLLNCDSDAESIVSFEALAEYRKNHPDCFVLAPHPYYAVFSLKEKLEQYSDLFDAVEWSWYYSSWFHSANDSAREFAKNHTKPFIATSDTHRLRYLNRSYAMIDAESKDTLNIISALRRGMFENISRPSSLLVEIIAHQLWMTANDEIMRLLGKKCL; from the coding sequence ATGAAGCTCAAAGCAAATCTCCATTTTCATACCCGAGAGGATCCGCAGGATAGCATTCCCTATACGCTTCACGAGGGAATTGATGAGGCGGCGCGCCTGCATTTTGATGTACTTGCGCTTACGCTTCATAATAGGTTTGGGTATACAAAAGATGCTGCAGAGTATGCGCGTGAGCGTGGCATTCTTTTGATCCCGGGGATTGAGAAAACAATTCATGGACGGCATGTCGTATTGTTGAATTGCGATTCCGATGCCGAATCAATTGTCTCTTTTGAAGCCCTCGCCGAATATCGGAAAAACCATCCTGATTGTTTTGTGCTAGCGCCGCATCCGTACTATGCCGTTTTTTCACTAAAGGAAAAACTTGAACAGTATAGTGATTTGTTTGATGCTGTAGAATGGAGCTGGTATTATTCCTCATGGTTTCACAGTGCAAACGATTCAGCGCGCGAGTTTGCTAAAAACCATACCAAACCATTTATTGCAACGTCGGATACGCACAGGCTTCGTTATTTGAATCGATCATACGCCATGATTGATGCTGAATCAAAAGATACTCTGAATATCATCAGTGCACTGCGGCGTGGCATGTTTGAGAATATATCACGGCCATCTTCCCTCCTCGTAGAAATAATTGCGCATCAACTTTGGATGACAGCAAATGATGAAATTATGCGATTGCTTGGTAAGAAATGCTTATGA
- a CDS encoding alpha/beta hydrolase — translation MSRLIEFENHKGEVLRGILDEAEGEQAIVFVHGFERTTIESKFKRIVDALRGEVTLFRFDFSGCGLSDGTFEDLTVEKLSQELACAVGELHKQCPHVQSISFVGFSLGCCVITNCLLRHSIKAKKLVFFAPGFNQKQLLRYFFTRQCNRDKNVTWENYQKYFDENAFQQNILLSKHLMKEHYLSNTYFIENAEKDYQSDFISLGIDPANVLILQGVVDDKVPPSSNAESYKAYNPLFVDGGDHDLQRPDMVEQYAPQLISFLTT, via the coding sequence ATGAGCCGGCTTATTGAATTTGAAAATCACAAAGGCGAAGTGCTGAGAGGTATTCTTGACGAAGCGGAAGGCGAACAGGCGATTGTTTTTGTGCATGGTTTTGAACGCACAACAATCGAATCGAAATTCAAGCGCATTGTTGATGCGCTGCGGGGCGAGGTAACTCTTTTTCGGTTTGATTTTTCCGGCTGCGGGCTTTCCGATGGTACCTTTGAAGATCTGACTGTTGAAAAATTGTCCCAAGAGCTTGCATGTGCAGTCGGTGAACTCCACAAGCAGTGTCCCCATGTTCAGAGCATTTCGTTTGTCGGGTTTTCCTTGGGATGCTGCGTTATTACAAATTGTCTTTTGCGACATAGTATCAAGGCAAAAAAGCTTGTCTTTTTTGCCCCTGGCTTTAACCAGAAACAATTGTTGCGATATTTTTTTACCAGGCAATGCAATCGGGATAAGAATGTCACCTGGGAAAACTATCAGAAGTATTTTGACGAAAATGCATTTCAGCAGAATATCTTGCTTTCAAAACACTTAATGAAAGAGCACTATCTTTCGAACACCTACTTTATCGAGAATGCCGAGAAAGATTATCAGAGTGATTTCATATCTCTTGGAATCGATCCTGCCAATGTTTTGATACTCCAAGGTGTTGTTGACGATAAAGTCCCACCTTCGAGCAATGCGGAAAGTTACAAGGCATACAACCCGTTGTTTGTGGATGGAGGGGATCACGATCTTCAACGCCCTGATATGGTTGAGCAGTATGCTCCTCAACTCATTTCATTTCTCACTACATAG
- a CDS encoding TrmH family RNA methyltransferase, whose amino-acid sequence MIAVLHNIRSIHNVGSIFRTADAVGIAKLFLCGITPAPIDDYGRQRSALLKVSLGAEQSVYWESASSTLDVLMDLRTQGYILCALEQAPSSISLYSYPFAVDILDRLAIIVGNEIDGLPQDVMQLADAIVHIPMYGNKESLNVSVAFGICVYSILERTKK is encoded by the coding sequence ATGATTGCAGTTCTCCACAATATTCGCAGTATCCATAATGTCGGTTCGATTTTTCGAACTGCCGATGCTGTCGGTATTGCAAAGCTTTTTTTGTGCGGCATAACGCCTGCGCCAATTGACGACTATGGACGGCAACGAAGCGCTCTATTGAAAGTGTCGCTAGGCGCCGAGCAAAGTGTCTACTGGGAATCGGCGTCGTCAACTCTTGATGTTCTCATGGATCTTCGTACACAGGGGTATATTCTCTGCGCTTTAGAGCAAGCGCCGTCATCTATTTCGCTCTACTCGTATCCTTTCGCTGTGGATATACTTGATCGGTTGGCAATCATTGTGGGTAATGAAATCGACGGATTACCGCAGGATGTCATGCAGTTAGCTGACGCGATTGTCCACATTCCTATGTATGGAAATAAGGAATCACTCAATGTGTCAGTTGCTTTTGGTATTTGTGTCTATTCGATCCTTGAGCGAACAAAAAAATGA